The proteins below are encoded in one region of Chrysemys picta bellii isolate R12L10 chromosome 4, ASM1138683v2, whole genome shotgun sequence:
- the LOC101945981 gene encoding receptor-type tyrosine-protein phosphatase V-like isoform X1, with protein sequence MKPQLLLPLLWASWLLGTLAEGEGCNRTTSEGHAGAEAVPGERGSLLNVSVSNQGRPDSLFLSWDEPDGGALGYTLAIYTLEPDVLLQNGSAGPNATSFQFQGLVPGAGYSIEVTAALACAEASSQRVSGQTSPAPVHNVSLSSDGSPSALRASWTDAPGQKDGYRLVLYHLDSQGAVRNESVPGAISTFLFDGLLAGSEYALRISTLAGVRQASTSTHQWTAPTTPTALTLQSLGSSTSLFASWSGAEGAAWLRLTLHNLLSRTVTRTVSAKRGLSNYTFQHLSPGTPYHLGMSTAAGPYWAVGPNATAWTYPLSPVNLTLSITGEAGSLQARWTPPAGKRDYYLVTLHQGESRALARNVSVGGDSAHVSFHGLSPGNQYSLQVTAVAGPHRAPSPSAAAWTQPLAPPGVSLSSQGSTSTLHARWKEVAGAGYVVALYSVEPPALVKNSSEVGGVTNLTYEGLSPGTHYAFVISTVAGPYASPPLRVTNWTYPLPVEELSLSNQGQSTSLRASWKGAAAGSVNYSGVLLKARSQAWLRNVTVGESCTNVTFQGLSPGHQYTLEMAAMAGPYRSPVRTAMDWTYPLAPSGVTLTSKRHPLGLSAAWHSASGDRDRFLIHLYSKELLMQQNVSVGPDTQNFTFLGLLPGIQYSVEVTALAGPYRASAPSATAWTYPVSLANMSVTRGPSPRELHVGWMELGGAGDHWVQLYADESLSIIRNVSVRRGAAHVDFDGLVPGVRYRVEVVLQAGPHRTSSQTAIGYTAPLTPLSPAVTNGGSTSALAVRWEASAGQRDGYLVSVYEEGSLAAGRHVNAGKDSTNVSLAGLAPGSCYHIGISALAGPYSSDPQNVTGCTVPAAPANVSLTNSGSSSVLHAAWDEPPGSRDHYRVILYSLVPWGIETAQSLGPNAQNITWTRLAAGSRFTAQVTAVKGPYESSSVNVTQWTYPLAPANLTLASPSASALQVSWTGAEGGGEGYTVDLYDTSSGRHVGHALLPWGARNHTFQNLIPGTRYSVGVSTVAGPYHSSTPNLTHWTRPLAPLAVRVANQGHPDRLSASWGAAAGGRDGYVLTLYHAGSDAVAARAVAGEDAHNFTFAELAPGHRHSLEVVSIAGPYRAAAANVSDWTYPLAPLNMSLMNQGHPDRLTASWGAAAGGRDGYMLTLYHAGSGAMAARVSVGKDTHNFTFVNLAPGSQYLLELASTAGPYGMSAGNVSDWTYPLAPPNVYLTNQGRPDRLSASWGAAAGERDGYTLTLYHARVGTVAANASVGKDAHEFTFSGLAPGHKYLLEVASAAGPYRTFAGNISDWTTPLVPANLSAVPRESHTVLAVSWGHASSQQDYCQLWLRDPGNHTLPQRHTLAGGQVQHFFRGLVPGRNYSVSLSCVAGPYWSSTGILVVPIAPDPVEDLQCHPDSKGFSLSWTFPAGDVEACELAAERLSGGPPQAEARVIAPRNKTSLWGLEPDSSYRISVSAVGRNGLRSRTVTLVCNTSAEVLPPPLRADVPQVEPGSRVLISPDTFSEENGRIEYYAVIVTSNESLSRPTQEIVSSTWYDHYYGEEDSYVAVLLPNPFHPDKRSTPQTWSVPVGTDECGQSREICNGKLKANAQYRFSIAAFTKYDLVDPSVSFTAFSAAGGGADPSPVTVPVVAGIVAGFLLTLAAIFGWVYWKRVRMKRTKKSNLSQEMATYSLRNVHRPIPIQSFKQYYEAKMANANHGFFQEFEELKEVGKEQPKVEAELPANVSKNRYPHVLPYDHSRVRLSLLREEPHSDYINANYVPGYTSPQEFIVTQGPLKKTIEDFWRLVWEQSVCNIIMLTVGMENGRVLCDHYWPSELSPVSYGHIRVDLLSHSSADEWTTRTFKLWHEDLQEERRVTHLHYTAWPDHGIPESTASLMAFLDLARGHMQTAKGSGPTLVHCSAGVGRSGTFIALDRLLQQLKQEKAVDVFNTIYTMRMSRYLMIQTLGQYVFLHSCILEKIMEELLLGQSGTEISCPIPLKSFLQHHAQKSAKSNAGFLREYEILLEVAKDKASSAAPSAGIQESRPGSSILPYDRSRVKFLPLEQGPFSDLKQTWLLPGCNSSRDYLAVQGPDKVTTEEFWRLVWDHGVHTIVTLLPCQEKGQVLSEACWPLEGSPLYTEMLTIQRGPEKHISGWRCIQLKLKHEKKVKERQVQRFLYPLWGCQQQPDVQPLVEFLTAVRRCMPHRKRAGPLLLHCSSGVGQMGMLIALDCLLHQMKAERSVDVYGVTLRLMRSCCLMTPTPDQYVFLYTCIRDILTQRQP encoded by the exons CACCCACCACGCCAACAGCGCTGAcactccagagcctgggctccagcaccaGCCTCTTTGCCTCCTGGAGCGGTGCCGaaggagctgcctggctgcgcttAACCCTCCACAACCTGCTCTCCCGCACGGTGACCAGGACAGTATCAGCCAAGAGGGGCCTCTCTAATTACACCTTCCAGCACCTCAGCCCTGGCACCCCGTACCATCTGGGGATGAGCACCGCTGCTGGGCCGTACTGGGCAGTGGGGCCCAATGCCACCGCCTGGACAT ACCCCCTGAGCCCAGTCAACCTGACCCTGAGCATCACTGGGGAGGCTGGCTCATTGCAGGCTCGCTGGACCCCACCCGCTGGAAAGAGGGACTATTATCTGGTGACCTTGCATCAGGGagagagcagagccctggctAGGAACGTGTCTGTGGGAGGAGACAGCGCTCACGTCAGCTTCCACGGGCTGAGCCCTGGGAACCAGTACTCACTGCAAGTGACAGCCGTGGCTGGGCCGCACAGGGCACCTTCTCCGAGTGCTGCCGCCTGGACAC AGCCACTAGCGCCACCTGGCGTGAGCCTCTCCAGCCAGGGGAGCACCTCCACCCTGCATGCCCGTTGGAAGGAGGTGGCTGGAGCTGGGTACGTGGTGGCGTTGTACTCCGTGGAGCCCCCTGCACTGGTGAAGAATAGCTCTGAGGTGGGAGGTGTAACCAACCTTACCTATGAAGGGCTGAGCCCAGGGACCCACtatgcctttgtgatcagcacgGTAGCTGGGCCTTACGCCTCCCCACCCCTGCGCGTCACCAACTGGACAT ATCCTTTGCCCGTGGAAGAGCTGAGCCTCAGCAACCAGGGCCAAAGCACCTCCTTGCGCGCCTCCTGGAAAGGAGCTGCTGCCGGCAGCGTGAATTACAGCGGTGTCCTCCTCAAAGCCAGGTCGCAGGCGTGGCTCAGGAACGTGACCGTGGGGGAGAGCTGCACCAACGTCACCTTCCAGGGGCTGAGCCCCGGGCATCAGTACACCCTGGAGATGGCTGCCATGGCTGGACCTTACAGATCGCCTGTGCGGACGGCCATGGACTGGACAT ACCCTTTGGCCCCATCTGGCGTGACACTGACCAGTAAAAGACACCCCCTGGGTCTCTCTGCTGCCTGGCACAGCGCTTCCGGGGACAGAGACCGGTTCCTCATCCACCTCTACAGCAAGGAGCTCTTGATGCAACAGAAcgtttcagtggggccagacacTCAGAACTTCACTTTCCTGGGGCTTCTCCCCGGGATCCAATACTCCGTGGAGGTGACGGCCCTGGCGGGACCCTACAGAGCCTCGGCGCCATCTGCCACGGCGTGGACGT ACCCTGTGTCGCTGGCCAACATGAGTGTGACACGCGGGCCAAGCCCCCGGGAGCTGCATGTGGGCTGGATGGAGTTGGGCGGGGCGGGAGATCATTGGGTGCAGCTCTACGCGGATGAGTCTCTGTCCATCATCAGGAACGTGTCTGTACGGCGCGGAGCTGCTCACGTCGACTTTGACGGCCTGGTGCCTGGGGTGCGGTACCGGGTGGAGGTCGTCTTACAGGCCGGACCCCACCGCACCTCCTCGCAGACAGCCATCGGCTACACAG CCCCTCTGACACCGCTGTCCCCAGCCGTGACCAACGGGGGCAGCACCTCCGCTCTGGCAGTGCGCTGGGAGGCCTCTGCAGGACAGAGAGATGGCTACCTGGTCAGCGTGTATGAAGagggctccctggcagctgggagaCACGTGAATGCGGGGAAGGACAGCACCAACGTCTCCCTGGCGGGGCTGGCACCAGGATCTTGTTACCACATTGGAATCTCCGCTCTCGCCGGACCCTACAGCTCCGACCCCCAGAATGTCACCGGCTGCACAG TTCCAGCTGCTCCTGCCAACGTGAGCCTCACCAACTCAGGCAGCTCCTCGGTGCTGCACGCTGCCTGGGACGaaccccctgggagcagggaccACTACCGGGTTATTCTGTACAGCCTGGTGCCCTGGGGCATAGAGACAGCTCAGTCCCTGGGACCCAACGCTCAGAACATCACCTGGACTCGCTTGGCAGCGGGCAGCAGATTCACTGCACAAGTCACTGCTGTGAAAGGTCCCTACGAATCCTCCTCTGTCAACGTCACCCAATGGACAT ACCCTCTGGCCCCTGCCAACCTCACCCTGGCCAGCCCCTCTGCCTCCGCCCTTCAGGTCTCCTGGACGGGGgcagaagggggaggagagggctacACCGTGGATCTGTACGACACCTCCTCTGGCAGGCACGTTGGCCACGCTTTGCTCCCCTGGGGCGCTAGGAACCACACCTTCCAGAACCTGATCCCGGGCACCCGCTACAGCGTGGGAGTGAGCACCGTGGCAGGGCCTTACCACTCCAGCACCCCGAACCTCACCCACTGGACAC gccctctggcccctctggctgtgcGTGTGGCAAACCAGGGGCACCCCGACAGGCTGAGCGCGTCCTGGGGAGCAGCCGCCGGGGGCCGCGATGGCTATGTACTGACCCTGTACCACGCGGGATCAGATGCGGTGGCAGCCAGGGCCGTCGCTGGGGAGGACGCCCACAATTTCACCTTCGCAGAGCTGGCCCCAGGACACAGGCACTCGCTGGAGGTGGTCTCCATCGCCGGGCCCTACAGGGCGGCCGCAGCCAATGTCAGCGACTGGACCT ATCCTCTGGCACCCCTTAACATGTCCCTGATGAATCAGGGGCACCCCGACAGGCTGACCGCATcctggggagctgcagcagggggcCGGGACGGCTACATGCTGACCCTGTACCACGCGGGATCGGGTGCCATGGCAGCGAGGGTCTCTGTTGGGAAGGACACCCACAATTTCACCTTTGTGAACCTGGCCCCAGGAAGCCAGTACCTGCTGGAGCTGGCTTCCACAGCTGGGCCCTACGGGATGTCTGCGGGGAACGTCAGCGACTGGACAT ACCCTTTGGCACCCCCTAATGTGTACCTGACAAACCAGGGGCGCCCCGACAGGCTGAGTGCGTCCTGGGGAGCAGCTGCCGGGGAGCGAGATGGCTACACGCTGACCCTGTACCACGCTCGAGTGGGCACAGTGGCAGCTAATGCATCTGTGGGGAAGGATGCCCACGAGTTCACCTTCTCAGGCCTGGCTCCAGGACACAAGTATTTGCTGGAGGTGGCCTCCGCGGCTGGGCCCTACCGGACGTTCGCAGGGAACATCAGCGACTGGACGA CCCCTCTGGTTCCAGCGAATCTCTCTGCGGTGCCCAGGGAGAGCCACACAGTGCTGGCCGTGTCCTGGGGCCACGCCTCCAGCCAGCAGGATTACTGCCAGCTGTGGCTGCGGGATc ctgggaaCCACACGCTACCACAGAGGCACACCCTGGCGGGGGGGCAAGTCCAGCACTTCTTCCGGGGGCTGGTCCCAGGCAGAAATTACTCGGTTTCCCTGAGCTGCGTGGCTGGGCCTTACTGGAGCAGCACGGGTATCTTGGTGGTGCCAATAG CGCCTGACCCAGTGGAAGATCTGCAGTGCCACCCTGACTCCAAGGGCTTTTCCCTGAGCTGGACCTTCCCTGCTGGAGACGTGGAGGCCTGCGAGCTGGCGGCAGAGAGGCTGTCCGGGGGCCCCCCCCAGGCTGAGGCTCGGGTGATCGCTCCCAGGAACAAGACCAGCCTGTGGGGTTTGGAGCCAGACTCTTCGTACCGAATCAGCGTGAGCGCAGTGGGCAGGAACGGGCTGAGGAGCCGGACTGTGACTCTGGTCTGCAACACGTCAGCAGAGG TTCTGCCTCCGCCGCTACGAGCAGACGTTCCGCAGGTCGAGCCTGGCTCCAGAGTTCTCATCTCCCCTGATACATTCAGTGAGGAGAATGGCCGGATCGAGTACTACGCCGTCATCGTCACCAGCAACGAGTCGT TGTCGAGGCCCACCCAGGAAATCGTGTCCAGCACCTGGTACGATCACTATTACGGAGAGGAGGACTCCTACGTGGCTGTGCTGCTCCCCAATCCTTTCCATCCAGACAAGAGGAGCACTCCCCAAACCTGGTCCGTGCCGGTGGGAACGGACGAGTGTGGTCAGTCCCGGGAGATCTGCAATGGGAAGCTGAAGGCAAATGCTCAATATAG GTTCAGCATTGCTGCTTTCACCAAATACGACCTGGTGGATCCTTCTGTGTCCTTCACGGCGTTTTCAG CGGCTGGAGGTGGCGCAGACCCCAGTCCTGTTACCGTGCCAGTCGTGGCTGGGATTGTTGCGGGCTTTCTCCTGACACTTGCGGCGATTTTCGGATGGGTCTACTGGAAGCGGGTCCGAATGAAAAG AACCAAGAAGAGTAATTTATCACAAGAAATGGCCACGTACAGCTTGAG AAATGTCCACCGGCCGATCCCCATCCAGAGCTTCAAGCAGTATTACGAGGCGAAGATGGCAAACGCCAACCACGGCTTCTTCCAGGAGTTTGAG GAGCTGAAGGAAGTGGGAAAGGAGCAGCCTAAGGTGGAAGCAGAACTTCCAGCCAACGTGTCCAAGAACAGATACCCCCACGTGCTGCCCT ACGACCACTCAAGAGTCAGGCTGAGCCTGCTGCGGGAGGAGCCCCACTCCGACTACATCAACGCCAACTACGTCCCC GGCTACACCTCCCCACAGGAGTTCATCGTCACCCAGGGGCCACTGAAGAAAACCATTGAGGATTTCTGGAGGCTGGTGTGGGAGCAGAGCGTCTGCAACATCATCATGCTGACAGTGGGCATGGAGAACGGACGG GTGCTGTGTGATCACTACTGGCCCTCAGAGTTGTCTCCGGTCTCCTACGGACACATCCGCGTTGACCTGCTCTCCCACAGCAGCGCTGACGAGTGGACCACACGCACGTTCAAGCTCTGGCAC GAGGACCTACAGGAGGAGAGACGTGTGACCCACCTGCACTACACGGCATGGCCTGACCACGGCATTCCCGAGTCCACGGCTTCCCTGATGGCCTTCCTGGACCTGGCCCGAGGCCACATGCAGACGGCCAAGGGTTCTGGGCCAACGCTGGTGCACTGCAG tgcaggggtgggccGCAGCGGCACCTTCATCGCCTTGGAccggctgctgcagcagctgaagCAGGAGAAGGCAGTGGACGTGTTCAATACCATTTACACCATGCGGATGAGCCGCTACCTGATGATTCAGACGCTG GGCCAGTATGTTTTCCTGCACAGCTGCATCCTGGAGAAGATCATGGAGGAGCTGCTCTTGGGCCAGTCTGGGACGGAGAT CTCCTGCCCGATCCCTCTCAAAAGCTTCCTGCAGCACCATGCCCAGAAATCAGCCAAGTCCAATGCGGGCTTCCTGCGGGAGTATGAG ATCCTCCTAGAGGTTGCGAAGGACAAAGCCAGCTCTGCAGCACCATCTGCAGGCATCCAGGAGAGCCGCCCTGGCTCCAGCATCCTCCCAT ATGATCGCTCCAGAGTGAAATTTTTGCCGCTGGAACAAGGCCCCTTCTCGGATCTCAAACAGACCTGGCTCCTCCCG GGCTGCAATTCATCCAGGGATTATCTGGCTGTGCAAGGACCCGACAAGGTGACCACTGAGGAATTCTGGCGCTTGGTGTGGGACCATGGTGTCCACACCATAGTCACCCTGCTTCCATGCCAGGAGAAGGGCCAG GTCCTGAGCGAGGCATGCTGGCCCCTGGAGGGCAGTCCACTCTACACAGAGATGTTGACCATCCAGCGGGGCCCGGAGAAGCACATCTCGGGATGGAGGTGCATTCAGCTCAAACTGAAACAC GAGAAGAAAGTGAAGGAGAGGCAGGTGCAGCGATTCCTGTACCCTCTGTGGgggtgccagcagcagccagatgTCCAACCCCTGGTGGAGTTCCTCACCGCAGTTAGACGGTGCATGCCACACAGGAAGCGAGCCGGCCCGCTGCTCCTGCACTGCAG CAGTGGCGTTGGCCAGATGGGGATGCTGATCGCACTGGATTGCctgctgcaccagatgaaagcgGAGCGGAGTGTGGATGTCTACGGAGTCACCCTCAGGCTGATGAGAAGCTGCTGCCTCATGACCCCGACGCCG GATCAGTACGTGTTCTTGTACACGTGCATCCGGGACATCCTCACCCAGAGACAGCCCTAG